In Helianthus annuus cultivar XRQ/B chromosome 3, HanXRQr2.0-SUNRISE, whole genome shotgun sequence, a single window of DNA contains:
- the LOC110929677 gene encoding uncharacterized protein LOC110929677 isoform X1, translating to MVGWHRHVQSILLHVGKRAENICYTHATFSTSPLKFSPLQEFNFGYYSHVYYLIYMAFVFHWLSPDLYITISSTVMAGAAPEGSQFDTRHFDSKMNELISTDGQDFFTSYDEVYDIFDAMGLQENLLRGIYAYGTSFYSSCGRGCLQTS from the exons ATGGTGGGCTGGCACCGTCACGTGCAGTCTATACTTCTACATGTTGGAAAAAGAGCGGAAAACATCTGTTATACTCATGCCACCTTTTCCACCTCTCCGTTGAAGTTCTCTCCGCTCCAAG AGTTTAACTTCGGTTACTATTCGCATGTTTACTATCTCATTTACATGGCCTTTGTGTTCCACTGGCTGTCTCCGGACCTTTATATCACTATTTCCAGCACTG TCATGGCAGGCGCTGCACCAGAAGGTTCCCAGTTTGACACTCGTCACTTTGATTCCAAAATGAACGAGCT GATTTCTACTGATGGACAAGATTTTTTCACATCGTATGATGAAGTTTATGATATTTTTGATGCTATGGGTTTGCAAGAAAATCTTTTAAGAGGCATCTATGCATATG GTACAAGTTTTTACAGCAGTTGTGGAAGAGGATGCTTACAAACATCTTGA
- the LOC110929677 gene encoding uncharacterized protein LOC110929677 isoform X3: MVGWHRHVQSILLHVGKRAENICYTHATFSTSPLKFSPLQDLYITISSTVMAGAAPEGSQFDTRHFDSKMNELISTDGQDFFTSYDEVYDIFDAMGLQENLLRGIYAYGTSFYSSCGRGCLQTS, translated from the exons ATGGTGGGCTGGCACCGTCACGTGCAGTCTATACTTCTACATGTTGGAAAAAGAGCGGAAAACATCTGTTATACTCATGCCACCTTTTCCACCTCTCCGTTGAAGTTCTCTCCGCTCCAAG ACCTTTATATCACTATTTCCAGCACTG TCATGGCAGGCGCTGCACCAGAAGGTTCCCAGTTTGACACTCGTCACTTTGATTCCAAAATGAACGAGCT GATTTCTACTGATGGACAAGATTTTTTCACATCGTATGATGAAGTTTATGATATTTTTGATGCTATGGGTTTGCAAGAAAATCTTTTAAGAGGCATCTATGCATATG GTACAAGTTTTTACAGCAGTTGTGGAAGAGGATGCTTACAAACATCTTGA
- the LOC110929677 gene encoding eukaryotic initiation factor 4A-15 isoform X4 — protein MVGWHRHVQSILLHVGKRAENICYTHATFSTSPLKFSPLQVMAGAAPEGSQFDTRHFDSKMNELISTDGQDFFTSYDEVYDIFDAMGLQENLLRGIYAYGTSFYSSCGRGCLQTS, from the exons ATGGTGGGCTGGCACCGTCACGTGCAGTCTATACTTCTACATGTTGGAAAAAGAGCGGAAAACATCTGTTATACTCATGCCACCTTTTCCACCTCTCCGTTGAAGTTCTCTCCGCTCCAAG TCATGGCAGGCGCTGCACCAGAAGGTTCCCAGTTTGACACTCGTCACTTTGATTCCAAAATGAACGAGCT GATTTCTACTGATGGACAAGATTTTTTCACATCGTATGATGAAGTTTATGATATTTTTGATGCTATGGGTTTGCAAGAAAATCTTTTAAGAGGCATCTATGCATATG GTACAAGTTTTTACAGCAGTTGTGGAAGAGGATGCTTACAAACATCTTGA
- the LOC110929677 gene encoding uncharacterized protein LOC110929677 isoform X2: MVGWHRHVQSILLHVGKRAENICYTHATFSTSPLKFSPLQEFNFGYYSHVYYLIYMAFVFHWLSPDLYITISSTVMAGAAPEGSQFDTRHFDSKMNELISTDGQDFFTSYDEVYDIFDAMGLQENLLRGIYAYEGSHSFRAFILLNQ; the protein is encoded by the exons ATGGTGGGCTGGCACCGTCACGTGCAGTCTATACTTCTACATGTTGGAAAAAGAGCGGAAAACATCTGTTATACTCATGCCACCTTTTCCACCTCTCCGTTGAAGTTCTCTCCGCTCCAAG AGTTTAACTTCGGTTACTATTCGCATGTTTACTATCTCATTTACATGGCCTTTGTGTTCCACTGGCTGTCTCCGGACCTTTATATCACTATTTCCAGCACTG TCATGGCAGGCGCTGCACCAGAAGGTTCCCAGTTTGACACTCGTCACTTTGATTCCAAAATGAACGAGCT GATTTCTACTGATGGACAAGATTTTTTCACATCGTATGATGAAGTTTATGATATTTTTGATGCTATGGGTTTGCAAGAAAATCTTTTAAGAGGCATCTATGCATATG AAGGGTCTCATTCATTTAGAGCATTTATTTTGCTAAACCAGTAG